The Corynebacterium jeddahense genome has a window encoding:
- a CDS encoding type II toxin-antitoxin system Phd/YefM family antitoxin, producing MTTSMSAREFNQNLSVAKRDALESPVIVTDRGKPSHVLLSYDEYLRLKGGTGSIVEKLRMKNPTDYEFEPVSFEWKVPEF from the coding sequence ATGACCACTAGTATGTCAGCTCGAGAATTCAATCAGAATCTGAGCGTTGCAAAGCGCGATGCTCTCGAGTCTCCGGTCATTGTCACGGACCGGGGAAAACCTTCTCACGTGTTGCTGTCTTATGACGAATACCTGCGACTGAAAGGGGGCACGGGAAGCATCGTTGAAAAACTACGCATGAAGAATCCCACGGACTACGAGTTCGAACCAGTTTCCTTCGAGTGGAAGGTCCCTGAATTCTGA